The sequence below is a genomic window from Sulfitobacter sp. DSM 110093.
GATGCACAGACGGACAATGCAACGGCTATTGGTAACGAAGCAATTGCAACAGGTATTGATGCGATTGCATTGGGCGATACCGCTGCTGCAACAGGCCCCTCCACGACAGCTATTGGCGGCGAAAGCGTTGCCACGGGCGCCGGCACAACGGCAATCGGCTGGCAATCTGCCGCCACCGCAGAGCGCGCGCAGGCCTTTGGCCACCTCGCCACGGCTCAGGGTGTGCGTTCATTGGCCATCGGTGAAAACGCCGATGCACAGTCAGATAATGCAACTGCCATTGGCAACGAAGCGATTGCGACAGGTATCGACGCGATTGCGTTGGGCGACACCGCCGCTGCGACAGGTCCCTCCACAACAGCTATTGGCGGCGAAAGTGTTGCCACAGGTGCCGGCACAACTGCAATCGGCTGGCAGGCAATGGCCACCGCAGAACGTGCTCAAGCCTTTGGTCACCTTGCACAAGCAACTGGCGTACGCTCAACTGCTGTTGGGGAAGGTGCTGTAGCGTCAGGTGCACAATCGCTGTCCTTTGGTAACCTCTCCTCGGCTCAGGGTACCAACTCGGCTGCCATTGGTAATGGTGCCGTGGCAACACGCGACAACCAGTTCACACTCGGTAATGCCAATAACACTTACACTGCGTCTGGTATTGCTACGCAGGCAAGTCGTGATGCACAAAGCGGTCCGGTCGCGCTGGTAACATCCGACTCTTCGGGCAATCTCGCAACGTCGGATGTGAACTTGGGCCAGGTTTTGTCCCTTGGTTCAGCAGTGCAGAACAACTCGGCTGCGATTGCCAACAACAAGTCCGGTA
It includes:
- a CDS encoding YadA-like family protein, producing the protein MNTTADGNFSVAIGDGANTAADSVDGVAIGSEATTTGPSTTAIGGETVATGPGTTAIGWQSAATAERAQAFGHLATAQGVRSLAIGENADAQTDNATAIGNEAIATGIDAIALGDTAAATGPSTTAIGGESVATGAGTTAIGWQSAATAERAQAFGHLATAQGVRSLAIGENADAQSDNATAIGNEAIATGIDAIALGDTAAATGPSTTAIGGESVATGAGTTAIGWQAMATAERAQAFGHLAQATGVRSTAVGEGAVASGAQSLSFGNLSSAQGTNSAAIGNGAVATRDNQFTLGNANNTYTASGIATQASRDAQSGPVALVTSDSSGNLATSDVNLGQVLSLGSAVQNNSAAIANNKSGIAMAMALKAPYVPENKQFAVSTGLGSFEGSQAMAVSMGYRFNNNTQFDAGVTYGFDNDQVGGRVGVTYAW